In one Misgurnus anguillicaudatus chromosome 1, ASM2758022v2, whole genome shotgun sequence genomic region, the following are encoded:
- the LOC129431927 gene encoding histone H3 → MARTKQTARKSTGGKAPRKQLATKAARKSAPATGGVKKPHRYRPGTVALREIRRYQKSTELLIRKLPFQRLVREIAQDFKTDLRFQSSAVMALQESSEAYLVGLFEDTNLCAIHAKRVTIMPKDIQLARRIRGERA, encoded by the coding sequence ATGGCAAGAACCAAGCAGACCGCTCGTAAGTCTACCGGAGGCAAAGCTCCAAGGAAGCAGCTCGCTACTAAAGCCGCCCGTAAGAGCGCCCCGGCCACCGGTGGAGTGAAGAAGCCTCATCGTTACAGGCCCGGCACCGTGGCTCTGAGAGAGATCCGCCGTTATCAGAAGTCAACCGAGCTGTTGATCCGCAAACTTCCCTTCCAGCGTCTGGTGAGAGAAATCGCTCAGGATTTCAAGACGGATCTGCGCTTCCAGAGCTCTGCTGTCATGGCCCTGCAGGAGTCCAGTGAGGCTTACTTGGTCGGTCTTTTCGAGGACACCAATCTGTGCGCCATCCACGCCAAGAGAGTCACCATCATGCCCAAAGACATCCAGCTGGCCCGCCGTATCCGCGGAGAGCGAGCTTAA
- the LOC129431931 gene encoding histone H2A-like, protein MSGRGKTGGKARAKAKTRSSRAGLQFPVGRVHRLLRKGNYAERVGAGAPVYLAAVLEYLTAEILELAGNAARDNKKTRIIPRHLQLAVRNDEELNKLLGGVTIAQGGVLPNIQAVLLPKKTEKPAKTK, encoded by the coding sequence ATGAGCGGCAGAGGTAAAACCGGCGGTAAGGCGAGAGCGAAGGCCAAGACTCGCTCATCCAGAGCTGGACTTCAGTTCCCAGTTGGTCGTGTTCACAGACTTCTCCGTAAAGGCAACTATGCTGAGCGTGTCGGTGCCGGTGCTCCCGTCTATCTGGCCGCAGTGCTCGAGTATCTGACCGCTGAGATCCTGGAGTTGGCCGGAAACGCCGCTCGTGACAACAAGAAGACTCGCATCATTCCCCGTCATCTGCAGCTGGCGGTGCGCAATGACGAGGAGCTGAACAAACTTCTGGGCGGTGTGACCATCGCTCAGGGCGGTGTGCTGCCCAACATCCAGGCTGTGCTGTTGCCCAAGAAGACCGAGAAGCCCGCCAAGACCAAATAA
- the LOC129431918 gene encoding histone H1-like: MAETAPAPAAPPAKAPKKKTAAKAKKTGPSVSELVVKAVTASKERSGVSLAALKKALAAAGYDVEKNNSRVKIAIKGLVTKGTLVQTKGTGASGSFKLNKKQAETKKAAPKAKKPAAKKPAAAKKPKTAAAKKTVAKKSPKKVKKPAAAKKATKSPKKATKSPKKAKKPAAPKKAAKSPKKAKVAKPKTAKPNAAKPKKAAPKKK; the protein is encoded by the coding sequence ATGGCAGAAACTGCTCCAGCTCCAGCTGCTCCACCGGCCAAAGCGCCCAAGAAGAAAACTGCAGCCAAGGCGAAGAAAACGGGTCCGAGTGTGAGCGAGCTCGTCGTCAAAGCTGTGACAGCCTCCAAGGAGAGAAGCGGCGTGTCCCTCGCTGCCCTGAAGAAAGCGCTCGCTGCCGCCGGCTACGACGTGGAGAAGAACAACTCCCGCGTCAAGATCGCCATCAAGGGTCTGGTGACTAAAGGCACATTGGTTCAGACTAAAGGAACCGGCGCGTCTGGCTCATTCAAGCTGAACAAGAAGCAGGCAGAGACCAAGAAGGCCGCTCCTAAAGCAAAGAAGCCCGCAGCCAAAAAGCCCGCAGCTGCCAAGAAGCCCAAAACTGCTGCAGCAAAGAAGACCGTCGCAAAGAAATCTCCGAAGAAGGTGAAGAAGCCCGCAGCCGCTAAGAAGGCGACGAAGAGCCCTAAGAAGGCAACCAAGAGCCCCAAGAAGGCAAAGAAGCCTGCGGCTCCTAAGAAAGCAGCAAAGAGCCCCAAAAAGGCGAAGGTTGCGAAGCCCAAGACGGCAAAGCCTAACGCGGCCAAGCCTAAAAAGGCTGCACCCAAAAAGAAGTAA
- the LOC129432138 gene encoding histone H3-like codes for MARTKQTARKSTGGKAPRKQLATKAARKSAPATGGVKKPHRYRPGTVALREIRRYQKSTELLIRKLPFQRLVREIAQDFKTDLRFQSSAVMALQESSEAYLVGLFEDTNLCAIHAKRVTIMPKDIQLARRIRGERA; via the coding sequence ATGGCACGAACCAAGCAGACCGCACGTAAGTCTACCGGAGGCAAAGCCCCAAGGAAACAGCTCGCTACTAAAGCTGCCCGTAAGAGCGCCCCGGCCACCGGTGGAGTGAAGAAGCCTCATCGTTACAGGCCCGGCACCGTGGCTCTGAGAGAGATCCGCCGTTATCAGAAATCAACCGAACTGCTGATCCGCAAACTTCCCTTCCAGCGTCTGGTGAGAGAAATCGCTCAGGACTTCAAGACGGATCTGCGCTTCCAGAGCTCTGCTGTCATGGCCCTGCAGGAGTCCAGTGAGGCTTACTTGGTCGGTCTCTTCGAGGACACAAACCTGTGCGCCATCCACGCCAAGCGTGTGACAATCATGCCCAAGGACATCCAGCTGGCCCGCCGTATTCGCGGGGAGCGCGCTTAA
- the LOC129431960 gene encoding histone H4, which produces MSGRGKGGKGLGKGGAKRHRKVLRDNIQGITKPAIRRLARRGGVKRISGLIYEETRGVLKVFLENVIRDAVTYTEHAKRKTVTAMDVVYALKRQGRTLYGFGG; this is translated from the coding sequence ATGTCTGGAAGGGGCAAAGGCGGTAAAGGACTCGGAAAAGGAGGCGCTAAGCGTCATCGTAAGGTTCTGCGTGATAACATTCAGGGTATCACCAAACCCGCCATCCGTCGTCTCGCTCGTCGTGGTGGTGTCAAGCGTATCTCCGGTCTTATCTACGAGGAGACTCGCGGTGTGTTGAAGGTGTTTCTGGAGAATGTTATCCGTGACGCCGTCACCTACACCGAGCACGCCAAGAGAAAGACCGTCACCGCTATGGATGTCGTGTACGCGCTGAAGAGACAGGGACGCACACTGTACGGTTTCGGAGGTTAA
- the LOC129431945 gene encoding histone H2B-like: MPEPAKPAPKKGSKKAVTKSAAKSGKKRKRSRKESYAIYVYKVLKQVHPDTGISSKAMGIMNSFVNDIFERIAGESSRLAHYNKRSTITSREIQTAVRLLLPGELAKHAVSEGTKAVTKYTSSK; encoded by the coding sequence ATGCCAGAGCCAGCAAAGCCCGCGCCCAAGAAGGGCTCAAAGAAAGCCGTCACCAAGAGCGCCGCCAAGAGTGGAAAGAAGCGCAAAAGGTCCAGGAAGGAGAGTTATGCCATCTACGTGTACAAAGTTCTGAAGCAGGTTCATCCCGACACCGGCATTTCTTCAAAGGCGATGGGCATCATGAACTCTTTCGTCAACGACATCTTTGAGCGCATCGCTGGTGAGTCTTCTCGTCTCGCTCACTACAACAAGCGCTCCACCATCACCTCGAGAGAGATCCAGACCGCCGTGCGTCTCCTGCTGCCCGGTGAACTCGCCAAACACGCCGTGTCTGAGGGAACAAAGGCCGTCACCAAATACACGAGCTCCAAGTAA